A genomic stretch from Clavelina lepadiformis chromosome 5, kaClaLepa1.1, whole genome shotgun sequence includes:
- the LOC143459505 gene encoding uncharacterized protein LOC143459505: MNDTDGTWKTVPWKQRKFHRKEKKQCNHVAVNQECYISAKPVQFHLNEISCKIKELCGSTFCAEFLAALHNAFGNERHVKEIVCYALGTPTESKSSAYQLAMLAIIRQFLADIDKLSTMCEIKEFLEYFSKSFLRKKDVVLENVKCSLFDPVFTMQDRKLINDLSMDVLKENEEGRREATDETLFYMIHSDKWITNNLLWKNWSTENLNNLLVVGNSFMSIYERTPSSYLKADYKYLYLVNELDLYSEIQLPVYKYKEEMFNDTSVLWFPAKKLILAEAELRKSYQENCPTYSE, from the exons ATGAATGATACTGATGGTACATGGAAAACTGTTCCTTGGAAGCAGAGAAAATTTCACCGCAAAGAGAAAAAGCAATGCAACCATGTTGCCGTAAATCAAGAATGCTACATTTCTGCAAAGCCTGTTCAGTTtcatttgaatgaaatttcaTGCAAAATCAAAGAATTATGCGGCAGCACTTTTTGTGCTGAATTTCTTGCAGCCTTGCATAATGCGTTTGGAAATGAAAGACATGTCAAAGAGATTGTCTGTTATGCGCTTGGAACTCCCACAGAAAGTAAATCATCTGCATATCAGTTGGCAATGCTTGCCATAATCCGTCAGTTTCTGGCAGACATTGATAAACTATCAACAATGTGTGAAATAAAGGAATTTCTGGAATATTTCTCAAAGagctttttaagaaaaaaagatgttgttttagaaaatgtGAAGTGTTCACTTTTTGACCCAGTGTTTACTATGCAAGATAGGAAGCTGATAAATG ATTTGTCAATGGATGtgttgaaagaaaatgaagaaGGGAGACGAGAAGCAACGGATGAGACGCTTTTTTACATGATCCACTCTGACAAATGGATTACCAACAATCTCTTATGGAAAAACTGGTCCACAGAGAACTTAAACAACCTGCTAGTGGTGGGAAACAGCTTCATGTCTATTTATGAAAGGACGCCTTCAAGTTATTTGAAAGCGgattacaaatatttatatttagtAAATGAACTGGATTTATACTCAGAAATACAATTGCctgtatataaatataaagaaGAGATGTTTAATGACACTTCTGTATTGTGGTTTCCTGCTAAGAAACTGATATTGGCGGAAGCGGAACTAAGGAAATCCTATCAAGAAAATTGTCCAACCTACTCAGAAtaa